From the Candidatus Omnitrophota bacterium genome, one window contains:
- a CDS encoding 4-oxalocrotonate tautomerase family protein — MPYVNVKVAGQLTREQREQIAKEIGETLEKVAGKPSSHTYVVIDEVPRDQWAVGGELLG, encoded by the coding sequence ATGCCCTATGTGAATGTGAAGGTGGCCGGGCAACTCACGCGCGAGCAGCGCGAGCAGATTGCCAAGGAGATTGGTGAAACGCTGGAAAAGGTTGCGGGCAAGCCCTCGTCCCACACCTATGTGGTGATCGACGAGGTCCCCCGCGACCAATGGGCTGTGGGGGGCGAGTTGTTAGGGTGA